DNA sequence from the Vicia villosa cultivar HV-30 ecotype Madison, WI linkage group LG3, Vvil1.0, whole genome shotgun sequence genome:
TTTTGAagtagaaaaacccaaaaattgtTCACCTCGAATTGAAGTTGCTGGGAAGTCCTACAGGTATAAGAGGTGTGCCTCAAAGAAGATGACACCAAAGAAAAAACAGAAGATTCTAGTTGGAGCACCTGGATTAATAGCCAAGGAAATTAAGAAAAAGGAATCTGAACAGATGGAAGAAGACAAATATGAAAGTGATCACTTGGGTAGCTCTGATCCAGATGCATCTGAAGatgaaaaaattccaaaatatgAGAAGTTTATGAAGGAGCAGCTTGGGAGGGATTATGAGTTTAAATTGGGGATGAAATTTAATTCATTGGTTGATTTCAAAGATGCCATAATTGAATGGTCAGTTTTGAATGGGAGGGAAATTACCTTTGTGAAGAATGAAAGAGATCGGGTAAGGGTAGAATGTAAGGGGAAATGTGAGTTTTTGGctctatgttccaaagtgggtTCCAACAAGACATATCAAATTAAAACATGGGTGGGGACCCACAGTTGTGCTAGGGTTTTAAACAATAGGTGTGCTAAGTCCAAGTGGGTAGCAAAGTCTGTTGTAAACAAGATGCAGTCAAGTGAGAAAGTGAAGATAGCTGATATCATTCAAGACATTAGGAAGACATATTCAGTAGGGATTACCCCAAGTAGGGCATGGAAGGCAAAGGAGATTGCAAAAGGAATTGTTGAAGGGGATGCTGTTAGACAATATGCAATGGTTTGGAGGTATGCTGCAGAATTAAAAAGAACATGTGCAGGAAACACAGTGAAGATCAATGTAGAAAGACCCATTCCATCTATTCAACCAAGATTTGGGGCTTTCTATTTCTGTTTGGATGGTTGTAAAAGAGGTTTCATTCAAGGCTGCAGACCCTTTATTGGTGTGGATGGATGTCACTTGAAAACTGATTTTGGGGGTCAATTTATGATAGCAGTGGGTAGGGATCCAAATGACCAGTATTTTCCACTGGCATTTGGGGTTGTTGAGACTGAGACCAAAGAAAGCTGGAGGTGGTTCTTACAACTGTTGATGGAGGACATTGGTCAAGATAGAAGATATGTCTTCATCtcagaccaacaaaaggtatTTATAAATCTATTTTTATACTTGTTTTAGAATGACTTTGTATATTTGATTTGTGAAATCTGAATATATGCAGGTTTTGGTAAGTGTTTTTGAAGAAATGTTTGAAAGAATTGAACACAGGTTATGTCTTAGACATTTGTATGCAAATTTCAAGAAGAAATTTGGTGGAGTTACTCTGATTAGAGACCTAATGATGGGGGCAGCTAAGGCAACCTATTATCGGGCTTGGGAAGAGAAGATGGCTGAACTAAAGAAAGTTGATCCAAAAGCTTGTGAATGGCTGATGAAGGTTCCTACAAAGACATGGTGTAAGCATGCCTTTAACATTTACCCTAAATGTGATGTGTTAGTGAATAACATTTCTGAATCCTTTAATGCAACAATACTATGTGCTAGCGATAAGCCAATTTTAACTATGTGTGAATGGATTAGGAGCTATCTCATGAATAGGATTGCATCTACTGTTACTAAGCTAGAAAAGTGGGCACATAGGATTATGCCTATTCCTAGGAAGAGACTAGATAAAGAGGTATTTATGAGTGGACAGTGGAATCCAAATTGGTGTATGAATGACCAATGGGAGGTCAAGCATGCCTACAATGATCAACAATTTGTTGTTGATGTGGGTAAAAGAACATGTTCTTGTAGGTTTTGGGATTTAGTAGGTATTCCTTGCAGGCATGCTTGTGCAGCATTGGCCTATAGGCAATTTAAACCTGAAGACTATGTGGATAATTGGTATTCTAGGGAGAAATATGGAGAGGCATATAGTGTTGCAATTAGCCCAATTAATGGGATGGATATGTGGCCACCAGTTGAAGCAGATGACTTACTTCCTCCATTGTATAAGAAAGGACCTGGTAGGCCTAAGAAGCTTCGATTCAGGGAGCTTGGTGAAGGAGGTACAAGAATGAGGAGGGTTGGAGTAACATATAGGTGTACAAAGTGTGACAAAATTGGtcataactcaagaaagtgtaAGGCTACAAGTCAAAATCCGGATGCCTTGAAAAGAAAGGTACCATTCCATTCCATTTGAATTTGTGGTTGTAATGTTTTTGAAATAATCCTGTTATTAACTTGTTTTCATTTTCAGAGGAAGGCTCCTAGGAAGAAACCTGCAGTCAACAATGATGCTGAGGTTGCAGACCCTGTTGATGAAGAAGTTGCAGACCCCAGACCCTGTTGATGTTGAGGTTGCAGACCCTGTTGAAGAAGTTGCATACCCTGTTGATGAAGAAGTTGCAGACCCTGTTGCAGAACCTGCTGTCAACAATGATGCTGATCAAATGGAGGAAGAAGGACCTGTGGTCGAGAAATATGAGATGCCAAATGAAGCCCAAGGTCCACAAATAATCACTACTGCTGCCCCAAAAGTGGTCAAGAAGCTCAAGATAAAGAAAAAATTGATTCTTGCTGGACAGAAGAGATCAAGTAGCAGGCTGAGGGTGCTGAAAACTTTGACTCAACAGGGACCTGGAAGTAGTGATAACCCTCTTGTCATTCAAGAGGATGAACAAGGTACATTAACTCAGGAGCATATTGAAGTTGGCTCAGACCCAAAGCTAGGGACTTGTCTAAAGGCTATGAAGTCTTGGAGTGATATCTCTAAAAAATAGGAACTCTGTTTGACTTGTATTGGCTATGTTAAGTTTATGTTTGTTGCAACTATAACAGATGAACAATACTATGTGCTTTTTTGATTATGTATTTAGTTGTGTTTTGAATATGTAACAATTATGACATATGCACTTATGGTGCTTTTTTTATTATGAAGTTATGATTATGAATTTGAAATGCTATAAGATATGGTTTAGAAACACCATTACATTGCACCAAAAGTAGATTATACATGCTAAAATCCATTCTATTACACCAAAATCATTACACCATTCAACTGAAATGATACATGTTAAAGAAACAAAAGTACACAACAGTTGCAAACAAAATCCATTCTATTGCAAAAAAAGTACACAACAGTTAACACATCTTGtatacaacaaacaacaacatccAAGATGCTACCAAGGCCACCATCAACCTGaagttttttttcctttcttcattCAGCAACTTCTTCAACTTTTCAACCTTCTTTGAAGATGCCTCTTGGCCAAATTCTTTGGAAAACTCCTTTCCAAACTCTTTCCCAAACTGTAATCCAAAAGCTTTCATTTGATCAAGTGTGAATTCACTGTTATTGATAACCAACTCTCCACCTCTGAAAACTTCTTTCTTCCCACCTCTTATAATGTGTTCCACGACTTCATCATCCCAAAGAAACAAATTGCATGCTGCATCACTCTACAGGGCCAAATACACATTTCACATGGATCAGAATTGGTACTATAGTCTATTTAGAACGAAGAAACAGAACAGAAATCACCTTTCCACGATTCTTGCATCTCCAAAACTTCCTCTGAGGGTTTTCGTGTGTGTTTGAGACAAACATCTTCATTGATTCGTTGCATCCACATCTGGGTATTGATCTACCGATTGAATTGCCAACTGACGAGCTCCTTGTAGAGTCCATTTTTCGTGCCCTAATTTTCACTGCTTGGTTGAAGAAGACGAAgtgcaaggttgaagatgattaaCACTTATAACTCTCAAATACTGATGTGGCATGTAATTAAACTTATGTggcatttaaaataaatgaaaaataaaaaaaatgccaCTCAGCTGGACACGTAGGCACTTGGCATGTGCCAGATCTGTCGAAGGTCCAAATTGATGGAATCTTGTAATGGCAAGGGggcatttgcaaaaaaaaaaatttacaggggggtaaaccaGAAAGAGGTcaaatggcagggggcaaaaatggtattaaccctattttatatatatatatatatatatatatatatatatatatatatatatatatatatatatatatatatatatatatatatacacacacacacacacataataCTGGTTGATTTCTTTAAATATACtatgataaaatatacacataatactagttgatttctttatatatatatatatatatatatatatatatatatatatataaagaaatcaACCAGTattatgtgtatattttatcatagtatatatataaattaaaataaataacatacaaataatatgataaaatatacacataatACTGATTGATttcattaaaatatatatatatatatatatatatatatatatatatatatatatatatatatatatatatatatatatatatatatatatatatatattggttagTAAGATTTTGTATCATAAtagagtttggtttggtttggttcggtttgcaaaatacaagccgcaaaccgaaccatgcactacaagaaaattgacttTCGGTGACACTCAAAAAGTGTCACTAAAAGTCAATAATCTGTAGGTAAATGTGTATTGGACTTTGAGTGACACCCACACTTGGCGTCTACTTTAAGGGGGTGTAGTGTGACACCAAATTGATTGTCACAATAACTTTTAGCTACGGTTAAGTTTTTCCCTGCAGTGTCACTATATACAATGCTAGTATTACAAATAATAGAAACTCTAGCTACGGATTGTTTTCTTTTAGCTGTCACTAGAActtcaaataatataatttttattatataaaaatataataaatttataaattcaatttttaatataattgagaaatattactatttaaataaaagttactcatttaaaatattttccatTACATTTTGAACCATGACAAAGCTAAATAACTAACATTAAACTATTATACCATTTTCTATTAAATAAAGTCAAATAGTTCAATATAGAAAGATTGATTTCATATAATATTGATAAAAACTAATTACAAAATAAATCATATCCTTAACATCTTAGTATATATCCAACtccatattattattttctatatttgaattttcacataaaataaaaatccttttCTTATATTTGTATGTTGATGTATCCATAACTTTGAAAGTCCTGCTATGTTCACTTCCATGTATCTGCATCTAaatttttcctgaaataataaataaataatgatcaATATGCAAACAAAACTAAATAAACTATGCATAACAATATCACACATCTTCTACAGAAGGATACAACTCAGTTTATATTCAAATTCAAGCTATTCAAATTTTTCAAATACTTGTTTGTCGGTACTTCAAATACCTGCAACCAATGAGATGTtatcaaatcaaaataaattagttCAAATTAATCAACACAAGATGTTTCGAGTATAGTCCAAAATTGTAACTTCAATATAGAACAAATAAATTGCAAGGTAAATTCTAGAAAGCACTCCTTTGGCCAACAAGATAACCTTCAATGAATTAGTTTTGGTAACACACAACAGAAAAATCAATTACAAGGAGGTAACCAATAGCCAGGAAAAAGATTAGTGCAGTTAAGAATTGGGTCCCCATATTTTAAACAGGAATCAAAGGAGACCCAAAATCTAGCCTGCAATAATATACACATGTATTAACAGTTAGTAGTATATGTATTGCATACTAGCATCAAAATTTGAACGTATATCATCTTTTTCTACATACAAATGTTGGAATTTACAGTTAATGCTAATTTCCAGGATCAAGTATAAAATCTACTAATAGAAAAAAGTTAGTTTTGGAATTGTATGATATTTTGAGTTCGAATAAATTGATCTAACTTATGAGCACTTCCAATCTCGCGTAATCCATGAATGGTAAATCCAGTTAGGTTTTACTTAAATCTAACTACCAGTGACTCATTCATAAATGGAAATTCTCAACAAAAAAAAGCATAGACTCATTGAAGCAGTAGAAGCCGAGTGACAAAGTTTAAAGGAAGAAAACAAAACTCAAATA
Encoded proteins:
- the LOC131658614 gene encoding uncharacterized protein At4g04775-like; the encoded protein is MDSTRSSSVGNSIGRSIPRCGCNESMKMFVSNTHENPQRKFWRCKNRGKSDAACNLFLWDDEVVEHIIRGGKKEVFRGGELVINNSEFTLDQMKAFGLQFGKEFGKEFSKEFGQEASSKKVEKLKKLLNEERKKNFRLMVALLNGVMILV